The proteins below come from a single Periophthalmus magnuspinnatus isolate fPerMag1 chromosome 7, fPerMag1.2.pri, whole genome shotgun sequence genomic window:
- the itchb gene encoding itchy E3 ubiquitin protein ligase b, which translates to MAGGTTKPPGTSNGYPLKAQLQIIVLSAKLKENKKNWFGPSPYVEVTVDGQSKKTEKCTNTHSPKWKHPLTVIVTPFSKLVFRVWSHQTLKSDVLLGMATLDVSDTLKKNDMKISEVVQTLQLCTDREQTDVVGDLSVCLDGMTVDPEMFANAEAAQHSTANGESPSQPNGDPVIRHSRDNSPAVDGLEHRGSPGGRRLTNNTGSPSPSTRPVRPPRPSRPPPPTPRRPSSSPALSSNGPTSADNSNGQSGCDTPVRTPASAESTASEASPSPGPEGSSTTASSTPGSTATRQPTSTATTSVSPRVPAINTGPLPPGWEQRVDQNGRIYFVDHVEKRTTWERPEPLPPGWERRLDPMGRVYFVDHISRTTTWQRPTMETMRNYEQWQQQRSQLQGAMQQFNQRFMLGTQDPASQEFDPLGPLPPGWEKRTDSNGRVYFVHHPTRSTQWEDPRTQGLLNEKPLPEGWEMRFTVDGIPYFVDHNRRTTTYIDPRTGKSSLENGPQITYVRDFKAKVQCFRAWCQQLSMSQHIKITVSRKTLFEDSFQQIMSFNAQDLRRRLWIIFPGEEGLDYGGVARQWFFLLSHEVLNPMYCLFEYAGKENYCLQINPASYINPDHLKYFKFIGRFIAMALFHGKFIDTGFSLPFYKRILNKPLTLKDLESIDPEFYNSLIWIKDNNIEECGLEMFFSVDKEILGEITTHELKPGGGDIQVTEENKEEYVRLVAEWRLSRGVEEQTQSFFEGFNEVLPQQYLQYFDAKELEVMLCGMQEIDLGDWQRNTIYRHYARSSKQIVWFWQFVKEMDNEKRMRLLQFVTGTCRLPVGGFADLMGSNGPQKFCIEKVGKENWLPRSHTCFNRLDLPPYKSYEQLKEKLMFAIEETEGFGQE; encoded by the exons ATGGCCGGGGGAACCACCAAACCACCAGGGACATCCAATGGTTACCCTCTGAAAGCACAACTGCAAATCATTG TGTTGTCAgcaaaactaaaagaaaacaagaagaACTGGTTTGGGCCCAGTCCGTATGTAGAGGTGACAGTGGATGGACAATCCAAGAAGACTGAGAAATGTACCAACACGCACAGCCCCAAATGGAAGCACCCACTCACTGT GATTGTGACCCCCTTCAGCAAATTGGTCTTCCGTGTGTGGAGCCACCAGACCCTTAAGTCAGATGTTTTACTGGGCATGGCCACTCTGGACGTCAGCGACACCCTTAAGAAGAATGACATGAAAA TCTCTGAGGTGGTGCAGACGTTACAGCTGTGCACAGACCGGGAGCAGACTGATGTGGTGGGCGACCTGTCCGTTTGTCTGGATGGAATGACTGTGGACCCGGAGATGTTTGCCAATGCAGAGGCTGCTCAACACA GTACGGCCAACGGGGAATCGCCAAGTCAACCTAATGGAGATCCTGTTATAAG GCATAGTCGGGACAACTCTCCAGCTGTAGATGGTCTAGAACACAGGGGTTCACCCGGAGGCAGGAGGCTGACCAACAACACAGGTTCTCCCTCACCAAGCACGAGACCAGTGAGACCCCCAAGACCTTCTAGACCTCCTCCCCCTACTCCTCGACGACCTAGTTCATCACCAG CATTATCTTCTAACGGCCCCACGTCTGCAGACAACAGTAATGGTCAATCAGGATGTGATACTCCAGTTAGGACACCAGCCTCTGCTGAGTCCACAGCATCAGAGGCCAGTCCATCCCCTGGTCCAGAGGGGAGCTCCACGACAGCCTCCTCCACTCCAGGTTCtacagccacccgacagcccaccAGCACTGCCACCACCTCAGTCAGTCCAAGAGTACCCGCCATCAACACTGGACCTCTCCCACCTGG atGGGAGCAGAGGGTGGATCAGAATGGCAGGATTTATTTTGTCGATCATGTGGAGAAGAGAACAACGTGGGAACGCCCTGAACCACTGCCCCCTGG CTGGGAGCGCAGATTGGACCCTATGGGCCGTGTGTACTTTGTGGACCATATATCCAGAACCACCACGTGGCAGAGGCCCACTATGGAGACCATGCGCAACTATgagcagtggcagcagcagcgCAGCCAGCTCCAGGGAGCCATGCAGCAGTTCAACCAAAGGTTCATGCTCGGG ACACAAGATCCAGCTTCACAGGAGTTTGATCCTCTTGGTCCACTGCCACCTGGATGGG AAAAAAGAACTGACTCAAATGGCAGAGTGTATTTTGTTCATCATCCTACTCGCTCAACACAATGGGAGGATCCTCGAACTCAGGG GTTGTTGAATGAGAAGCCGCTTCCAGAGGGTTGGGAGATGAGATTCACTGTAGATGGGATCCCATACTTTGTGGACCATAACAGAAGAACAACTACCTACATTGATCCACGCACTGGAAAGTCTTCACT TGAAAATGGACCTCAGATCACATATGTCAGAGATTTCAAAGCCAAAGTGCAGTGCTTCAGAGCCTGGTGCCAG cAATTGTCAATGTCTCAACACATAAAAATCACTGTGAGCAGAAAAACATTGTTTGAGGACTCCTTCCAGCAG ATAATGAGCTTTAATGCTCAGGATCTGCGGAGAAGATTGTGGATCATCTTTCCTGGAGAAGAAGGCCTCGACTATGGGGGAGTCGCCAGGCAA TGGTTCTTCCTCCTGTCCCACGAGGTTTTGAACCCCATGTACTGCCTGTTTGAATATGCTGGGAAAGAGAACTACTGTCTGCAGATCAACCCTGCTTCCTACATCAACCCTGACCACCTCAAGTACTTCAAATTCATTGGACGCTTCATTGCTATG GCTCTTTTCCATGGAAAGTTCATTGACACTGGTTTCTCGCTGCCTTTTTACAAACGTATCCTGAACAAGCCtttgaccctcaaagacctggaGTCTATAGATCCTGAATTCTACAACTCCCTAATATGGATCAA GGACAACAACATTGAGGAATGCGGCCTCGAGATGTTTTTCTCTGTTGATAAAGAGATTCTTGGAGAGATTACGACTCACGAGCTCAAACCTGGAGGAGGAGACATCCAGGTCACAGAGGAAAACAAAGAGGAATATGtcag ATTGGTGGCAGAATGGAGGTTGTCGAGGGGGGTGGAGGAGCAGACCCAGTCGTTCTTTGAAGGTTTCAACGAGGTCCTCCCTCAGCAGTATCTGCAGTATTTTGATGCCAAAGAGCTGGAG GTAATGCTGTGTGGGATGCAGGAGATTGATCTGGGAGACTGGCAGAGGAACACAATATACAGACATTACGCCCGCAGCAGCAAACAGATTGTCTGGTTCTGGCAG TTTGTGAAAGAGATGGACAATGAGAAGAGAATGAGGCTGCTTCAGTTTGTAACTGGAACTTGTCGTTTGCCTGTGGGAGGATTCGCTGACCTCATGG GGAGTAATGGCCCTCAGAAATTTTGTATTGAAAAGGTTGGAAAAGAAAACTGGCTTCCCAGGAGTCACACATG